A single Lactuca sativa cultivar Salinas chromosome 8, Lsat_Salinas_v11, whole genome shotgun sequence DNA region contains:
- the LOC111916949 gene encoding uncharacterized protein LOC111916949: protein MKSEEYKRRGHRKPNECMRGIVTIIVGIVFGFFIGVSFPAFSPPKLKLIPPIDTYLGDKNSGRSTQTILNVISVTRDNVSTDARKIDDPSLIYVSSNPRGAERLPPAILASESDFFPRRLYGTPSEDLTFKPKYLVTFTVGYNQKDNIDQAVKKFSDNFTVLLFHYDGRTTEWNEFEWSKRAIHISVPKQTKWWYAKRFLHPDIVAPYDFIFIWDEDLGVENFDAEEYIKLVKKHKLEISQPGLDPSSKGLTWQMTKRREDLEVHKETEEKPGWCSDPHLPPCAAFVEIMAPVFSREAWRCVWHLIQNDLVHGWGLDFALRKCIEPAYERIGVVDAQWITHQGVPSLGNQGKEENGKAPWEGVRERCKNEWKMFQDRVAKAERDYYNSVGIGSTDHDANWVTPDRIQ from the exons ATGAAATCTGAAGAATATAAAAGAAGGGGTCATAG aaaaccaaatGAGTGTATGAGGGGAATTGTAACAATAATAGTTGGTATTGTTTTCGGGTTCTTTATTGGAGTATCATTTCCTGCTTTTTCACCACCAAAG CTTAAACTCATACCTCCAATTGATACGTATCTTGGAGACAAAAATTCGGGGCGTTCTACACAAACAATCTTAAATGTGATTTCAGTTACAAGGGACAACGTGTCAACTGATGCTAGAAAAATTGATGATCCTTCATTG ATTTATGTTTCATCTAATCCCCGAGGTGCAGAAAGATTACCTCCAGCAATACTTGCTTCTGAATCAGACTTCTTTCCCCGAAGATTATATGGCACACCAAGTGAG GATTTAACATTCAAACCAAAGTATCTTGTGACTTTCACAGTTGGTTATAATCAGAAAGATAACATTGACCAAGCGGTCAAAAAG TTCTCAGACAACTTTACTGTCCTTCTCTTCCATTATGATGGCCGGACAACCGAATGGAATGAATTCGAGTGGTCAAAACGAGCTATTCACATAAGTGTTCCAAAGCAAACAAAATG GTGGTATGCGAAAAGATTTCTGCATCCTGACATTGTTGCTCCATATGACTTCATATTTATTTGGGATGAAGATCTTGGAGTTGAGAATTTTGATGCTGAAGA ATATATTAAACTTGTGAAGAAGCATAAATTGGAGATATCACAGCCTGGTTTGGATCCTAGTAGTAAGGGTTTGACATGGCAGATGACTAAGAGAAGAGAAGATCTTGAAGTTCATAA AGAAACTGAGGAAAAACCGGGCTGGTGTAGTGATCCACATTTGCCTCCATGTGCAGC GTTTGTAGAGATCATGGCTCCTGTATTTTCTAGAGAAGCTTGGCGTTGTGTGTGGCATTTAATTCAG AATGATTTGGTTCATGGATGGGGTCTTGACTTTGCTCTCAGAAAATGTATTGAG CCTGCATACGAAAGGATTGGAGTTGTAGATGCCCAATGGATTACTCATCAAGGCGTGCCTTCACTTGGAAATCAG GGAAAAGAAGAGAACGGAAAAGCACCATGGGAAGGG GTGAGAGAGAGGTGTAAGAATGAGTGGAAGATGTTTCAAGATCGTGTAGCCAAGGCAGAAAGAGACTATTACAACTCAGTTGGTATTGGATCCACGGATCATGATGCAAATTGGGTGACACCCGATAGAATTCAGTAG
- the LOC128127999 gene encoding uncharacterized protein LOC128127999 has translation MPFFGVAGSNNDLNVLDQSPLFNDIWTDKTPDMTFTVNGHTYKYSYYIGDGIYPDYSTLMKAYSVPRSEKEIFFTKKHESMRKDIERAFGVLKQTWHVVKYATRLWDKERIKRMVLACIIMHNMIIKDEGRAICTYDLNDVIVPI, from the coding sequence ATGCCTTTTTTTGGAGTAGCGGGGTCTAACAATGACCTTAATGTTCTTGACCAGTCTCCACTTTTCAACGATATTTGGACCGACAAAACACCTGATATGACGTTCACGGTGAACGGGCACACGTACAAATACAGTTACTACATTGGCGATGGGATATACCCGGATTATTCTACATTGATGAAGGCATACTCAGTTCCTCGAAGTGAAAAggaaattttttttacaaaaaaacacGAATCGATGAGAAAGGATATCGAGAGGGCATTTGGAGTTCTTAAGCAGACATGGCATGTAGTGAAATATGCTACACGACTCTGGGATAAAGAAAGAATTAAACGAATGGTCCTAGCATGTATTAtaatgcataatatgattattaaagATGAAGGTCGAGCGATTTGCACGTATGATCTGAACGACGTTATCGTTCCAATTTAG